AGGGCCTCGCGCTCGCGTTGATACCCGGCGCGCACCACCGCGCGCGCCAGCCGGTAGCTGACGGGCAGCTCGGCCCGTCCCGCCGCGGCGAGACCGCCGCGGGCCCGGAACTCGTCCTCCGCCACACGCCGCGCACCGTGCACCGACACCAGGCGCGCCAGCTCCAGCGCGTCAGCCCCCTGGGCCCAGGCCGCGACGGTGACGGTGGCCAGCCCCGCGAAGGCGGCCCGGTGCAACTGCGTGGGGTCCACGTTGCTCGGCCGGTCCTCACTGGTGTGATAGCTGTCGTCGGGCCAGGTGGAGAAGGCCACGCCCGGGATGCCATGGTCGTTGAAGAGTTGGTGGTCCGACCCTCGGCTGTAACGGTCCATGTGGATGTCCAGCGGGTCGCGCGAGCCCGTCACGGAACCGATACGGAAGTCCTTTCGCGGCGGATAGGTCACACCGTTGAAGCGGTTCATGAAGGCGACCGTGGACTCGGACACCGCGTTCACGAAGCTGCCATTCCAGTCCGGCGTGTAGGTGAGGGAGAACCGCGAGTGCGCGCGGGACAGGCTGGCGCCCAGCATGTCGAAGTTGAACTGGGCCACTCGACGAACCGGGTCGTCTCCGTGGTGGGCGAACCACTCACGCGTGCCCTCGAACTCCGGCAGCCAGAGCACCCGGAGCGTGCGCACCGGTGGAGGCAACACGCCGCGCCGGATGAGCGACGTGTAGGTGCGGACCATCTCCAGCAACGTGGCCGCCCCGGAGGCATTGTCGTCCGCCCCGGGCTTGTAGTGGTCCAGGTGCGCGGTGAGGACGACCTCTTCCCCCGCGCGGCTCCCCGGGATGACGCCGCTGATGATGCTGAAATGGCCGGGACTGAACTCGGTGGTGACCTGTACGTCCACCTTCACGGGACCGGCCTGCATCTGCGCACGAAGCTCACGGCCGGTTCGGTCGGACACCATGAACAGGAAGGGCACGCGCGCGCCTGGCGGCACCAGCTTCTTTGGGACCATGGCCCAGCCCACCTGGTCCGGAAAGTCACCGTCCATGCGGTGGGGCAGGTTCCAGGGCGGCGTCGAGTACGAGGAGACCACGCCCACCGCGCCGTGCTTCACCACCGCCTGACGGAGAACGGCGCTGGGGTGCCCCCGCGTGAAGGCCACCTTGCCCTTCAACACCTTGCCCTCGTAGTCCGACTCCTGGGCGCCCAGGCCCACGTCGACGAGCTCCAGGTCCGTGCCCTCGAAGCTGCCGCTGCCCACCGCCAGCGACATGGACAGGTCCGCATGGGACGTCACCCGGTAACGCTGTGGCCCGGACACCCACAGTTCGCCACGCGTGGCGCGCCACTGGGGTTCCGTCTTCATGGGCTCCAGTTGAACGTCCTGGAGGCCCGCGGCCTGCGCGGCGCTTCGGACCCATTCCGCGGCCTCGGAGTACCCAGCGTGTGAGTCCCGGGGCAACAGCGCCAGGCGCTGCACGCCATCATGGATGCGGTCTCCCGAGCTCTCGTGAATGAGCGCGCGGACCACGTCATCGCGCAGGACCAGTCCCGTCGCGGGAGACACGGCCCCCACGGGGGACGGTGGTGGCGGAGCATCCGCGCGGGCCGTCAGGCCCCACAACACGCAAGCGAAGAAGACGGGCAGAAGTCGCATGGAGGCCTCGCGGAGAGCGACGGGTATCGCCCATTCCGGTGGCGCACTCCAGCGCCTCGGCCTCGGCCAGACACGCTGACAGTGAATATACGAAGGCGCTCCGCGTCTCCGGCGGGGTCGCGGCACGAAGCGCTCTTGCCGGGTACGCAGCCTTGTGACGTTGGCCGACCCGGGATTCTCCCTTCGCATCGTTCCGCTAATCGCTTCGAACGATGCCCGAATACGGACGGTAGACGGAAATGCCCGGCAAGGCCTTGAATCAGGACATGGCGCGGAGACTCGGCGAGCGGCTGGTGCTGGACGGAGTGCTGACACCGGAGCTGCTCTCACGTGCGCTCGCCCATCAGCAGGAGTCAGGGCAGAAGCTCGGGGAGTGCCTCGTCCGGCTGGGCGTGGACGAGACACCTGTCCTGCGACTGCTGGCGCAGGAATTCCAGACGCGCTTCGTGTCCACGGAGAAGCTGGCACAGGCCCAGATTTCGCCCGCGCTGCTGGAGAAGGTGCCCGTGCGGCTGGCGGAGGGCTTCGACTTCATGCCGCTGCGGCTGGCGCAGGGCGTGTTGTACGTGGCCATCGCCGAGCCGCAGCGACAGCGCGCGTTGGAGGAGATCGTGCGCACCGTGGGCGTCACGCAGGTGCTGCCCTTCGTCGCGGTGCGCAGGTCCATCCGGGCCGCCATCCGCAAGCACTACTACGCGGACGCGCTCGCGTTCGAGCACCCGCCCCAAGACGAAGCCTGTCCGCACTGTGGAGCGCCCACGCAGCCAGGGGATTTCCAATGCCCGCGGTGCGAGCTGCTGCTGGTGCGAGAGGTCGACGACCTGCCGCCCCGGGACAACGTCTCCCTGGTACGCGCGCTGCTGACGCAGCCCGAGCGCAACGGGACCCGTGGCACACCCCAGCCGGAGACCACGCGGGTCGTCACCTTCCAAGCCCCCACGGGCGGCACCCAGGCCCGGCCCTTCATCGTCGGGGGACTCAACGTGGCGAAGCTCAAGCTCAGCCCGTTCGAGGCATATGTGCTGTCGCTGGTGGACGGCCACACGTCTCTCTCGGACCTGGCACTCATCACCCAGTTGACGGACGTGGAGCTGCGAGCCCTCTTCGCGTCGTTGGAGGAGCGCGGGGTGACCAAGCTCTACGAAGTGCCGCCGCCCACGACTCGGGCCACGCACGCGCGGGCCGCCAGCTCGGGGGCCACGGTGGAGTCGCCTCCCCAGCCCCCGATGAGCGCCCAGGCGCCTCGGGTTGAGACACCGTCCACGCAGAGGCAAGTAGAGTCCGTGCCGCCCGCGCCTCGCACCGAGGATGCCAATGAAGACATCCTCCAGCGCGTCGTGCGGCTCGAACAAGCCGGCCGCCTGGCAGACGCCGTCGAGCTGCTGGAGCGAGGCATCGGACTGCTGCCCTCTCCTGCCCCGCTGTACAACCGGCTGGGGATGATTCTCCTCAACCACCAGCGGGACTACGCGC
This genomic window from Myxococcus hansupus contains:
- a CDS encoding M28 family peptidase, producing the protein MRLLPVFFACVLWGLTARADAPPPPSPVGAVSPATGLVLRDDVVRALIHESSGDRIHDGVQRLALLPRDSHAGYSEAAEWVRSAAQAAGLQDVQLEPMKTEPQWRATRGELWVSGPQRYRVTSHADLSMSLAVGSGSFEGTDLELVDVGLGAQESDYEGKVLKGKVAFTRGHPSAVLRQAVVKHGAVGVVSSYSTPPWNLPHRMDGDFPDQVGWAMVPKKLVPPGARVPFLFMVSDRTGRELRAQMQAGPVKVDVQVTTEFSPGHFSIISGVIPGSRAGEEVVLTAHLDHYKPGADDNASGAATLLEMVRTYTSLIRRGVLPPPVRTLRVLWLPEFEGTREWFAHHGDDPVRRVAQFNFDMLGASLSRAHSRFSLTYTPDWNGSFVNAVSESTVAFMNRFNGVTYPPRKDFRIGSVTGSRDPLDIHMDRYSRGSDHQLFNDHGIPGVAFSTWPDDSYHTSEDRPSNVDPTQLHRAAFAGLATVTVAAWAQGADALELARLVSVHGARRVAEDEFRARGGLAAAGRAELPVSYRLARAVVRAGYQREREALRSCLPLGASAAPVTAMVKALDPAERQALGRIESDAKLRGPLAKEPALSAAERQARAFVPRRVKGQELAAFDEVVGKASPEEQPRVAAVKSALDAATSALRESGESELRFYQLADAVASYANGQRSVADIRDAAYAEYGYVFPVEALVDLFALLERGGVMTRAR
- a CDS encoding general secretion pathway protein GspE, encoding MARRLGERLVLDGVLTPELLSRALAHQQESGQKLGECLVRLGVDETPVLRLLAQEFQTRFVSTEKLAQAQISPALLEKVPVRLAEGFDFMPLRLAQGVLYVAIAEPQRQRALEEIVRTVGVTQVLPFVAVRRSIRAAIRKHYYADALAFEHPPQDEACPHCGAPTQPGDFQCPRCELLLVREVDDLPPRDNVSLVRALLTQPERNGTRGTPQPETTRVVTFQAPTGGTQARPFIVGGLNVAKLKLSPFEAYVLSLVDGHTSLSDLALITQLTDVELRALFASLEERGVTKLYEVPPPTTRATHARAASSGATVESPPQPPMSAQAPRVETPSTQRQVESVPPAPRTEDANEDILQRVVRLEQAGRLADAVELLERGIGLLPSPAPLYNRLGMILLNHQRDYARATALFQKAADLEPENSLFTMNLYSVMCLMADATHAGQKARR